A window from Flammeovirgaceae bacterium encodes these proteins:
- a CDS encoding thymidylate synthase: protein MTQYLALMQDILDNGASKTDRTGTGTLSVFGRQLRFDLSQGFPLVTTKKLHLRSIIYELLWFLMGDTNIKYLNDNGVSIWDEWADENGELGPVYGSQWRSWPAPNGESIDQITKVLDQIKNKPDSRRHIVSAWNPAEVDKMALPPCHALFQFYVAEGKLSCQLYQRSADYFLGVPFNIASYSLLTHMVAQQCGLQAGEFIWTGGDVHLYANHIEQAKVQLSRVPFPLPHLKIGRKPASLFEYGYGDFEIVDYQCHPGIKAPIAV, encoded by the coding sequence ATGACACAGTACCTGGCTTTGATGCAGGATATTTTGGACAACGGGGCCTCCAAAACAGACAGGACGGGCACCGGTACGTTATCCGTTTTCGGGCGCCAGCTTCGGTTCGACCTCTCGCAGGGCTTTCCCCTGGTGACCACCAAAAAACTGCACCTTCGCTCCATCATTTACGAATTGCTATGGTTCCTTATGGGTGATACCAACATCAAGTACCTCAACGACAATGGGGTGTCCATTTGGGACGAATGGGCAGATGAAAATGGGGAATTGGGGCCTGTGTATGGCAGCCAGTGGCGCAGTTGGCCTGCGCCCAATGGTGAGTCCATCGACCAGATAACGAAAGTATTGGATCAAATTAAGAATAAACCGGACTCCAGAAGACACATTGTATCGGCATGGAACCCGGCAGAAGTGGATAAAATGGCCTTGCCGCCCTGTCATGCCTTGTTCCAATTTTATGTGGCGGAGGGAAAGCTTTCCTGCCAACTGTACCAACGCAGTGCGGATTACTTTTTGGGGGTGCCTTTCAATATTGCTTCCTATTCGTTGCTAACGCACATGGTGGCGCAGCAATGCGGCCTTCAGGCCGGTGAATTTATTTGGACGGGGGGCGATGTGCATTTGTATGCCAACCATATCGAACAGGCCAAGGTCCAATTGTCGAGGGTGCCTTTTCCTTTGCCCCATCTCAAGATCGGCCGCAAGCCTGCTTCTTTGTTTGAATACGGCTATGGGGATTTCGAGATTGTTGATTATCAATGCCATCCCGGCATTAAGGCCCCAATCGCGGTATAA
- a CDS encoding cystathionine gamma-synthase family protein encodes MDINNTKKGTASVWAGEWETFYEGATTPPIVNSVTYGYHDLDEWHEVALGKKEGYIYSRNTNPTVKVFEEKVRALEHAESAIAFSTGMAAISNTLFALLSPGERVVSIKDTYGGTSRIFLEFLPKINVEVALVETGNHEAMESEIAKGCKLVYLETPTNPTLKVLDLKRLIKAAKAVGAIVVVDNTFATPINQNPITLGADMVVHSATKFLCGHSDAMGGIACGNSAWIKKVFQYREINGASLHPMSAYMIARGMKTLEVRVQRQNENAMAIAQFLKAHPLVEDVFYPGLPTHQGHGFAKGQMSGFGGMMSFALQGGYDQVKKFLPRLKLAHLAASLGSVSSLAGPPRTTSHVELTASQREELGIPESLVRYSVGIENVEDLMEDLGQALDSLKS; translated from the coding sequence ATGGATATCAACAATACTAAAAAAGGCACTGCCTCGGTGTGGGCGGGCGAATGGGAAACTTTTTATGAAGGAGCCACCACCCCCCCTATCGTGAATAGCGTCACCTACGGCTACCACGACCTGGACGAATGGCATGAGGTGGCACTCGGGAAAAAAGAGGGCTACATCTACAGCCGGAACACAAACCCAACGGTTAAGGTGTTTGAGGAGAAAGTCAGGGCATTGGAACATGCCGAATCCGCCATCGCCTTTTCCACCGGCATGGCGGCCATCAGCAATACGCTTTTTGCCTTGCTGTCCCCTGGCGAGCGTGTGGTCTCCATCAAGGATACCTATGGGGGCACCAGCAGGATATTCCTGGAGTTTCTGCCAAAGATAAACGTGGAGGTGGCGCTGGTGGAGACGGGCAACCACGAGGCCATGGAAAGCGAAATCGCCAAAGGCTGCAAGTTGGTTTACCTGGAAACCCCAACCAACCCCACCCTTAAAGTATTGGACCTGAAACGGTTGATAAAGGCGGCAAAGGCGGTGGGCGCCATCGTGGTGGTGGACAACACCTTTGCCACGCCCATCAACCAGAACCCGATAACATTAGGAGCGGATATGGTCGTGCACAGTGCCACGAAATTTTTGTGCGGCCATTCCGATGCCATGGGGGGCATTGCCTGCGGCAACAGCGCATGGATCAAAAAGGTATTTCAGTACCGGGAAATCAATGGCGCGTCCCTTCACCCCATGTCGGCCTACATGATCGCCAGGGGCATGAAGACGTTGGAGGTGCGTGTCCAGCGCCAAAACGAAAATGCGATGGCCATTGCCCAATTTTTGAAGGCGCACCCGCTGGTGGAAGATGTGTTTTATCCCGGGCTGCCCACCCACCAGGGGCATGGGTTTGCCAAAGGGCAAATGTCTGGTTTTGGCGGCATGATGTCCTTTGCCCTCCAGGGCGGGTATGATCAGGTGAAAAAGTTTTTGCCCCGGTTGAAGCTGGCCCATTTGGCCGCCAGCCTGGGCTCCGTCAGTTCGCTGGCAGGGCCACCGCGCACGACAAGCCATGTGGAGTTGACGGCCTCACAAAGGGAGGAATTGGGTATTCCCGAGAGCCTGGTCAGGTACTCTGTGGGCATTGAGAATGTGGAAGACTTGATGGAGGATTTGGGCCAGGCATTGGATTCCCTGAAATCATGA
- a CDS encoding TlpA family protein disulfide reductase, whose translation MDLVNRVQQITSETQQNPRMMELNNEFNTARANKDLARMEEVQEEYMAFYDHGIDKVVALLREQGPSLAVINLLTASNFLDRDKYFDLYLHVADELRREWPDYELAKEFIATVDKMKVLAIGQPAPEISLPNPGGEVVSLSSLRGNYVLVDFWAKWCGPCRKENPNVVRMYHKYKKKGFEVYGVSLDRTREDWLQGIREDGLVWTQVSDLKYFDSEAAKLYNINAIPFSVLVDPEGIIIGKNLRGKGLERKLEEVLGG comes from the coding sequence ATGGACCTGGTCAACCGCGTGCAGCAGATCACCAGCGAAACGCAGCAAAACCCCCGCATGATGGAGTTGAACAACGAATTCAATACGGCCAGGGCCAACAAGGACCTGGCGCGCATGGAAGAGGTACAGGAAGAATACATGGCCTTCTATGACCATGGTATAGATAAAGTAGTGGCCCTGTTGAGGGAACAAGGCCCTTCCCTGGCGGTGATCAATTTGCTTACGGCATCCAATTTCCTGGACCGAGACAAGTATTTTGACCTCTACCTGCATGTGGCCGATGAATTGCGCAGGGAATGGCCCGATTATGAGTTGGCCAAGGAGTTTATTGCCACCGTGGACAAGATGAAAGTGCTGGCCATCGGGCAGCCCGCCCCTGAAATTTCCCTGCCCAACCCGGGGGGGGAGGTGGTAAGCCTTTCCTCCCTGAGGGGGAATTACGTATTGGTGGATTTTTGGGCAAAATGGTGCGGTCCATGCCGGAAGGAAAACCCTAATGTGGTGCGGATGTACCACAAATACAAAAAGAAGGGTTTTGAAGTGTACGGGGTTTCCCTCGACCGCACCCGGGAAGACTGGCTCCAGGGCATCAGGGAAGATGGTTTGGTATGGACGCAGGTTTCGGACCTGAAATACTTTGATTCAGAGGCCGCAAAATTGTACAACATCAATGCCATACCCTTTTCCGTTTTGGTGGATCCGGAAGGGATCATAATTGGAAAGAACCTGCGGGGAAAGGGGCTGGAAAGAAAGTTGGAGGAAGTGTTGGGAGGGTAA
- a CDS encoding DUF4159 domain-containing protein gives MEKKTVYIIITIMALAIASAAPMESLAQLKIAKLKYNGGGDWYANKTALPNLIEFCNRELGMDLYPEEDNVEVGSPDLFAYPYVYMTGHGNVVFSPEEALNLRNYLIGGGFLHVDDNYGLDKFVRLELKKVFPELELVEIPFDHPIYHQKFGFPSGLPKIHEHDGKPPQGFGLFYEGRLVLFYSYECDLGNGWEDQRTYNDPEAKRQEALKMGANILSYCFTSN, from the coding sequence ATGGAAAAAAAAACGGTATATATTATTATCACCATCATGGCCTTGGCCATTGCCAGCGCGGCCCCTATGGAATCGCTGGCCCAACTGAAAATCGCCAAATTGAAGTACAATGGAGGGGGGGACTGGTATGCCAACAAGACTGCCCTGCCCAACCTTATCGAATTCTGTAACAGGGAACTGGGGATGGACCTTTACCCGGAGGAAGACAATGTGGAAGTGGGAAGCCCGGACCTCTTTGCCTATCCCTACGTGTACATGACCGGGCATGGAAACGTGGTGTTCTCCCCGGAGGAGGCATTGAACCTAAGGAACTACCTGATCGGAGGTGGTTTTCTTCACGTGGACGACAATTATGGGCTCGACAAGTTTGTGCGGCTGGAACTAAAGAAAGTGTTCCCCGAACTGGAACTGGTGGAAATACCTTTCGACCACCCCATCTACCATCAGAAGTTTGGGTTTCCCAGTGGGCTGCCCAAAATCCACGAGCACGATGGCAAGCCCCCACAGGGGTTTGGGCTTTTTTATGAGGGAAGGCTGGTGCTTTTTTATTCCTATGAATGTGACCTCGGCAACGGTTGGGAAGACCAGAGGACATATAACGACCCCGAGGCCAAACGCCAGGAAGCCCTGAAAATGGGCGCCAACATCCTTTCCTACTGTTTTACAAGTAATTGA
- a CDS encoding cyanophycinase has protein sequence MTENRSIKGILIPIGGNEDKGTTGKSRANFLEKGILSHILQEAKGKGSKVVVIPIASNIPDEVGENYIKAFGKLGCKDISVLRITRRGQSDGKEVLRLIGQADCIMFSGGNQSRISHKIKDTAFHRILLQRFEDEPLVIAGTSAGAMAMATEMIAGGSSSEALQKGAVKMKKGLGLIPGLIIDTHFVRRGRFGRLAEALAKYPDKVGVGLAEDTGLIIKNRNEFRVIGSGMVIVMDPANLTHNSYQQLQAGTPMSMSNLTTHILANGDRFNLDNREIEVLPIAASFV, from the coding sequence ATGACGGAAAACCGAAGCATTAAAGGCATCCTCATCCCTATTGGGGGGAACGAGGACAAAGGCACTACAGGGAAAAGCAGGGCCAACTTCCTCGAAAAGGGAATCCTCTCCCACATCCTGCAGGAAGCCAAAGGAAAAGGTTCCAAAGTGGTGGTCATCCCCATAGCCTCCAACATCCCCGATGAAGTGGGGGAAAACTATATAAAAGCTTTCGGCAAACTCGGGTGCAAGGACATATCGGTACTTAGGATCACCCGGAGGGGCCAGTCCGATGGAAAAGAAGTATTGCGCCTGATCGGGCAGGCCGATTGCATCATGTTTTCCGGGGGCAACCAGTCCCGGATAAGCCATAAAATCAAGGACACTGCGTTCCACAGGATTTTGCTCCAAAGGTTTGAGGACGAGCCCCTGGTGATTGCGGGGACCAGTGCTGGCGCCATGGCCATGGCAACGGAAATGATTGCGGGGGGCAGCAGTTCGGAGGCCCTGCAAAAAGGTGCGGTAAAAATGAAAAAAGGACTAGGATTGATCCCTGGGCTTATCATTGACACCCATTTTGTAAGAAGGGGCCGGTTTGGGCGGCTGGCGGAGGCGTTGGCAAAATACCCCGACAAGGTGGGCGTAGGCCTTGCTGAAGACACGGGGCTCATTATTAAAAACCGCAATGAATTTCGTGTGATTGGCTCCGGGATGGTAATCGTGATGGACCCGGCCAACCTCACGCACAACAGCTATCAGCAATTGCAGGCCGGCACGCCCATGTCCATGTCCAACCTGACCACCCACATCCTTGCCAACGGGGACCGGTTCAACCTGGACAATAGGGAAATAGAGGTGCTCCCCATTGCCGCATCGTTTGTATAA
- a CDS encoding ParA family protein — MGKITFFNNKGGVGKTTTVYHTAWMLSEMGIKTIAVDLDPQSNLTSMFLSNERLEDIYENLLPVTILDAINPIVNGDPAVPVHLEEVNDYLRLIPGNLALSTFEDTLSDAWLKCLNSEIYPFRITSIFKTVLDEAANRFGAEVILIDVGPNLGAINRAVTISSDYIVMPVASDLFSIQGIKNLGTTLSTWKKQWEQRKGLKPQNLTVATPENIFQPAGYIVMQYSAKESRPVKSYLKWANRIPKVYNEFVLGCSLDHTITVEEDKNCIGLLKHYRSLAPMSMEAHKPIFLLKPADGAIGAHVYAVQQSYAEFKRLTQRIVAICQ, encoded by the coding sequence ATGGGAAAAATCACATTCTTCAATAATAAAGGAGGGGTGGGGAAAACCACGACAGTATACCATACGGCTTGGATGCTGTCGGAGATGGGGATTAAAACCATTGCCGTTGATTTGGACCCCCAATCTAATTTAACTTCAATGTTCCTCAGTAATGAACGACTTGAAGATATTTATGAAAATTTACTTCCCGTCACTATACTTGATGCGATAAACCCAATTGTAAATGGTGACCCTGCTGTTCCGGTCCATTTGGAGGAGGTTAATGATTACCTGAGGTTGATTCCTGGAAATCTTGCACTCTCTACATTTGAAGATACACTAAGTGATGCATGGCTTAAGTGCCTGAACAGTGAAATTTATCCTTTTCGTATAACAAGTATCTTTAAAACCGTACTTGATGAAGCTGCAAATAGATTCGGTGCTGAAGTTATTCTGATAGATGTAGGCCCAAATCTTGGCGCAATAAATAGAGCAGTCACCATAAGTTCTGATTATATCGTCATGCCCGTTGCTTCAGACCTATTTTCAATACAAGGAATAAAAAATCTTGGTACAACCCTTAGTACTTGGAAGAAACAATGGGAACAGCGAAAAGGCCTTAAACCTCAAAACCTTACTGTTGCCACACCGGAAAATATTTTCCAACCAGCAGGATATATTGTCATGCAGTATTCAGCTAAAGAAAGTAGGCCCGTCAAATCCTATCTCAAATGGGCAAATAGAATTCCGAAGGTGTACAATGAATTTGTCTTGGGCTGTTCTCTCGATCACACAATAACTGTTGAAGAAGATAAGAATTGTATCGGCCTGCTTAAACACTATCGAAGTTTAGCACCAATGTCCATGGAGGCACATAAGCCAATATTTCTTCTAAAGCCCGCTGACGGGGCTATTGGTGCCCATGTTTATGCTGTCCAGCAGAGTTATGCCGAATTTAAAAGATTGACACAAAGGATAGTGGCGATATGCCAATGA
- a CDS encoding XRE family transcriptional regulator produces the protein MTELGVYLAKKSASNAEIAKKTGISKSRMSELTLNLYPTKDADRSKVLVEVCKDLKPGYKKLKY, from the coding sequence ATGACAGAACTTGGGGTATATTTGGCAAAAAAATCTGCAAGTAATGCGGAGATTGCCAAGAAGACCGGTATTAGCAAATCCAGGATGAGCGAGCTAACACTCAACCTCTACCCAACTAAGGATGCTGACCGCAGTAAAGTATTAGTGGAAGTTTGCAAGGATTTGAAACCGGGGTACAAGAAATTGAAATATTGA
- a CDS encoding putative DNA binding domain-containing protein has protein sequence MNRDKVLALIADLESDRIERTIWFVEKKLAPAVCAFSNDFPNYKKSGYLLLGVNDDGTIAGLTIGDEDLQKIGNVKSNGNVLPQPSLVVSPVFSLEGGDVVVVKVSPSHYPPVRYDGRCWIRVGPRKSVASIEEERILTERRASYAKTYDLVPALGATLEDISLEHFKVNYLPIAIDKDILQENGRTLEEQLASLRFFDLKNQCPTNAGILLFGLNPEFYFPGAYIQYIKFDGEQMTDDVSFEKKFSGALATELSVLDGFIKSNIIKGKPKRMESMQEQTITNYPYWALRELVMNAIMHRNYESNSPVYLYEFVNRIEIVNPGGLYGEVTPQNFPNASDYRNVVLAEALKVLGYVNRFNYGIQRAKEELIKNGNGEPKFDLSLATKFKVTIPINQDW, from the coding sequence ATGAACAGAGATAAGGTCCTTGCCCTAATAGCTGACTTGGAGTCAGATCGAATAGAACGGACAATTTGGTTTGTTGAAAAGAAACTTGCTCCAGCCGTGTGTGCTTTTTCCAATGATTTTCCGAATTATAAAAAATCAGGCTATTTGCTATTGGGAGTTAATGACGATGGCACCATTGCAGGATTGACCATTGGTGACGAGGATTTACAAAAGATCGGAAATGTGAAATCCAATGGGAATGTATTGCCTCAGCCATCTTTAGTGGTAAGTCCCGTTTTTTCATTAGAAGGAGGGGATGTGGTTGTAGTTAAAGTAAGTCCTTCGCATTACCCACCTGTAAGATATGATGGGAGGTGTTGGATTAGAGTAGGCCCTCGCAAATCGGTAGCCAGTATTGAGGAAGAACGGATATTGACAGAACGAAGGGCTTCCTATGCCAAAACGTATGATTTGGTGCCTGCACTTGGAGCAACGCTGGAGGATATAAGCCTGGAGCATTTCAAAGTCAATTATCTTCCGATTGCCATTGATAAGGATATTCTACAAGAGAATGGGCGGACATTAGAAGAACAACTTGCCTCTTTGCGTTTTTTCGATTTAAAAAACCAATGTCCGACTAATGCTGGCATCCTCCTTTTCGGGTTGAACCCGGAGTTTTATTTTCCGGGGGCATATATACAATATATTAAGTTTGATGGCGAACAAATGACAGATGATGTTTCTTTTGAGAAGAAATTTTCAGGTGCATTGGCCACAGAATTATCCGTATTGGACGGTTTTATCAAATCAAACATTATTAAAGGAAAACCAAAAAGGATGGAATCAATGCAAGAGCAAACCATAACAAATTACCCTTACTGGGCCCTTCGTGAATTGGTCATGAACGCAATTATGCATCGTAATTATGAATCAAACTCTCCTGTATACCTATATGAGTTTGTGAACAGAATCGAGATAGTCAACCCAGGAGGCTTATATGGTGAGGTCACCCCACAAAATTTTCCTAATGCCAGTGACTATAGGAATGTGGTGCTTGCAGAGGCCTTGAAGGTACTTGGGTATGTAAATCGATTTAATTATGGAATACAAAGGGCAAAGGAAGAATTAATCAAAAACGGCAACGGTGAACCTAAATTTGATTTAAGCCTAGCTACGAAATTTAAGGTAACAATTCCAATAAATCAGGATTGGTAA
- the cphA gene encoding cyanophycin synthetase, whose protein sequence is MKIREINAMRGPNYWSIRRHKLIVMVLDLEEMEQRPTNTITGFLDRLKAMFPTMYEHRCSVGEPGGFFQRVEEGTWMGHVIEHIALEIQTLAGMDVGFGRTRGYGEEGVYNVVFDYIEEKVGRYAAKVSVKIAEALTAGEAYDLAADIQEMRELREAERLGPSTGSIIEEAEGRGIPWIRLNRYSLCQLGYGANQKRIQATVTSQTSSIAVELACDKEDTKFLLEQAEVPIPKGQIIRTEEGLKEAVAYVKYPLVVKPISGNHGRGITTNILNWEDARVAFEAAKRVSRSVIVEKYVEGDDYRLLVINYKMVAAAKRTAAHVVGDGKSTIRQLIDVVNADPRRGYGHEKVLTQIDVNDLTMGILEGLGLTLESVPPEGEFIKLKDTANLSTGGTAEDVTDIVHPYNVFMVERIAKIIGLDICGVDIMTTNIGQPLPDTGGAVLEVNAGPGFRMHLSPAEGLPRNVAGSVIDMLYPPGSTARIPIVAVTGTNGKTTTTRLIAHMVKMKGYKVGYTTSDGVYIQNRLLMAGDCTGPASTEFVLKDPTVDFAVLECARGGLLRAGLGFKNCDVGIVTNVAADHLGLKGIHTIEQLAKVKGVVPETVLPDGYAILNADDELVYGMRRALTCNVALFSMDEKNPNIRRHARRGGLYALYENGFITICRGEWKMRITKAVNVPLTFDGRAAFMIQNVLPAVLAGFVRGFAIEDIKVAIESFIPSPSQTPGRLNLFTFKDFQVMLDYAHNAAGLRALQKLVEKMEGKPKVGIVAGIGDRRVEDNNEIGRVAAMMFDEIIIRQDKHLRGRTAEELIAMVDDGIKSVAPDKPVTIIPSEKEAIIHAMKNAKKGSLIVLSSDVVPDALNLVMQFKEEESNRLYEITRKDILNLT, encoded by the coding sequence ATGAAGATACGTGAAATCAACGCGATGCGGGGCCCTAATTATTGGAGCATTCGAAGGCATAAATTAATTGTAATGGTACTGGACCTGGAAGAAATGGAGCAGAGGCCCACCAATACCATTACCGGGTTCCTTGACCGTCTTAAGGCCATGTTCCCCACCATGTACGAGCACCGCTGCTCGGTAGGCGAGCCTGGAGGGTTTTTCCAACGAGTGGAGGAAGGGACATGGATGGGCCACGTGATCGAGCACATTGCGTTGGAAATTCAAACATTGGCGGGAATGGACGTGGGCTTTGGCCGCACCCGGGGCTATGGCGAAGAAGGCGTGTACAATGTGGTGTTTGATTATATCGAAGAAAAAGTAGGCCGCTATGCCGCAAAAGTTTCGGTGAAAATTGCCGAGGCACTTACTGCGGGCGAGGCCTATGACCTGGCCGCGGACATCCAGGAAATGCGGGAGCTACGGGAAGCGGAGCGCCTGGGGCCCAGCACCGGGTCCATCATTGAAGAGGCCGAGGGCAGGGGCATCCCGTGGATAAGGTTGAACAGGTACTCCTTGTGCCAACTGGGGTATGGGGCCAACCAAAAGCGCATACAGGCCACCGTCACCAGTCAAACCAGCAGCATTGCCGTGGAGCTTGCCTGTGACAAGGAGGACACGAAATTTTTGCTCGAGCAGGCTGAAGTACCCATTCCCAAAGGCCAGATCATACGGACGGAAGAAGGGCTGAAGGAAGCCGTGGCCTACGTAAAATACCCCCTGGTGGTGAAGCCCATCAGCGGCAACCACGGGAGGGGGATCACCACCAATATCCTCAACTGGGAGGATGCACGGGTTGCCTTTGAGGCGGCAAAAAGAGTGTCCCGTTCGGTAATAGTGGAAAAATATGTGGAAGGGGATGACTACCGGCTGTTGGTGATCAACTATAAAATGGTGGCGGCCGCCAAGAGGACTGCCGCGCACGTGGTAGGCGATGGAAAATCAACCATCCGGCAATTGATCGATGTGGTAAATGCAGACCCGCGGAGGGGCTACGGCCACGAAAAGGTATTGACGCAGATTGACGTCAATGATTTGACGATGGGTATTTTGGAAGGACTGGGCCTGACGCTGGAAAGCGTTCCCCCGGAAGGGGAATTTATCAAGCTGAAGGACACGGCCAACCTAAGTACCGGTGGGACGGCCGAGGACGTGACCGATATCGTCCATCCCTACAATGTGTTCATGGTGGAGCGGATCGCCAAAATAATCGGCCTCGACATTTGCGGGGTGGACATCATGACCACCAACATCGGACAGCCCCTGCCCGACACGGGCGGTGCGGTGTTGGAGGTAAACGCAGGGCCGGGCTTCAGGATGCACCTGTCACCGGCCGAAGGCCTGCCACGGAATGTCGCAGGCAGCGTGATAGACATGCTTTACCCTCCCGGCTCGACCGCCCGTATCCCCATCGTGGCGGTAACGGGGACCAACGGAAAAACCACCACCACCCGGCTCATCGCCCACATGGTAAAAATGAAAGGGTATAAGGTGGGGTACACCACCTCCGATGGCGTTTACATTCAAAACAGGTTGCTGATGGCCGGGGATTGCACCGGGCCTGCCAGTACCGAGTTTGTCCTGAAAGACCCAACCGTTGACTTTGCGGTTTTGGAATGTGCCCGGGGCGGTTTGTTGCGGGCCGGCCTGGGGTTTAAAAATTGTGATGTCGGCATCGTTACCAATGTGGCAGCCGACCACCTGGGCCTGAAGGGCATCCATACCATTGAGCAACTGGCCAAGGTAAAAGGGGTGGTGCCGGAAACGGTCTTGCCCGATGGGTATGCCATTTTGAATGCCGATGACGAGCTGGTGTATGGCATGCGCAGGGCGCTCACCTGCAATGTGGCGTTGTTTTCCATGGACGAAAAGAACCCCAACATACGCAGGCATGCCCGCAGGGGCGGGCTATATGCCCTTTACGAAAATGGTTTTATCACCATCTGCCGGGGCGAGTGGAAGATGCGCATCACCAAAGCCGTGAACGTGCCGCTCACCTTCGATGGGCGCGCGGCTTTCATGATCCAAAACGTGCTGCCCGCGGTGCTGGCAGGCTTCGTCCGCGGTTTTGCCATAGAGGACATCAAAGTGGCCATTGAATCCTTCATCCCGTCCCCCTCACAAACGCCAGGCAGGCTGAACCTGTTTACCTTCAAGGATTTTCAGGTCATGCTGGATTATGCCCACAACGCTGCCGGGCTCAGGGCCCTGCAAAAATTGGTGGAGAAGATGGAAGGAAAACCCAAGGTGGGCATTGTGGCCGGCATTGGCGACAGGAGGGTGGAGGACAATAATGAAATTGGGAGGGTGGCGGCCATGATGTTTGATGAGATCATCATCCGGCAGGACAAGCACCTGCGCGGAAGGACAGCGGAAGAGCTCATTGCGATGGTGGACGATGGCATCAAAAGCGTGGCCCCGGACAAGCCCGTCACCATTATCCCTTCCGAGAAGGAGGCCATAATACATGCCATGAAAAACGCCAAAAAAGGTTCGTTGATTGTGCTGAGCAGTGACGTGGTGCCTGACGCGCTTAATTTGGTCATGCAGTTCAAAGAGGAGGAATCCAACCGCCTGTACGAGATTACCAGGAAGGATATCCTTAACCTGACGTGA
- a CDS encoding isoaspartyl peptidase/L-asparaginase — translation MKRFSIALHGGAGTILRQHMTAEKERAYKEALDNALEAGYAILAEAGSAIDAVERAVVELEDSPLFNAGRGSVFTAAGKHEMDASIMEGRTLGAGAVSLVTNVKNPVVLARLVMEKSGHVFLAGDGAMAFAKAMKCELRDEDYFYDEFRYRQWQETKGSGKTQLDHTVPKEDKFGTVGAVALDQHGNLAAATSTGGMTNKKFGRVGDSPMIGAGNYANNATCAVSCTGSGEFFIRGVVAYDVSCLMEYKNLALRQACDEVIHQRLKRIGGDGGLVAVDAKGNMAMPFNTDGMYRASCGVGQDKIIEIYK, via the coding sequence ATGAAAAGGTTTTCCATTGCATTGCACGGGGGCGCGGGCACCATTTTAAGGCAACACATGACTGCGGAAAAGGAGCGTGCCTACAAGGAGGCGCTTGACAATGCGTTGGAGGCCGGCTATGCCATCCTCGCGGAAGCGGGAAGCGCCATTGATGCCGTGGAAAGGGCCGTTGTCGAATTGGAAGATTCCCCACTGTTCAATGCCGGCAGGGGATCGGTGTTTACGGCCGCGGGAAAACATGAAATGGACGCTTCCATCATGGAGGGCCGTACCCTTGGTGCCGGGGCCGTGTCATTGGTGACGAACGTCAAGAACCCCGTGGTGCTGGCCAGGCTGGTGATGGAAAAATCCGGCCATGTGTTTTTGGCCGGGGACGGGGCCATGGCATTTGCCAAGGCCATGAAATGTGAGCTGCGGGACGAGGATTATTTTTATGACGAATTCCGCTACCGGCAATGGCAGGAAACAAAAGGATCGGGAAAAACCCAATTGGACCACACGGTGCCAAAGGAGGACAAGTTTGGCACAGTGGGCGCGGTTGCCCTGGACCAACATGGAAATTTGGCCGCGGCCACCTCAACGGGCGGCATGACCAATAAAAAATTTGGCAGGGTGGGGGACAGCCCCATGATTGGTGCGGGCAATTATGCCAACAATGCCACCTGTGCCGTATCCTGTACGGGAAGCGGGGAGTTTTTTATCCGCGGGGTGGTGGCCTACGATGTTTCTTGTTTGATGGAATATAAAAACCTTGCCCTTCGGCAGGCATGCGATGAGGTAATCCACCAAAGGCTGAAAAGGATTGGCGGGGATGGAGGGTTGGTCGCGGTTGACGCGAAAGGGAACATGGCCATGCCCTTTAACACGGATGGTATGTACAGGGCATCCTGTGGGGTGGGCCAGGACAAAATTATTGAAATCTATAAGTGA